The region CCGTTAAGCAACCTGTCAAATCAGCTGGATGATGAAACTGACGTCTTCCTGTTAGATACCAAAGTAGACCAGCCTAAATCAGCAGTCAATGTACCGTTTCGACTAAATTATTATGGAATTGGTATCTGTATAAGCGGCAAAGCCGAACTCAAAGCCAATTTAGAAACCTACACCGTTGAGCCGGGCTCTTTAGTCATCCTGCCTCCCCAGGTTATTCGTCAGTTTGTTCATCGGTCCGACGAGTTTAGAGTGTTATCTATCTTTTTTACCCTGGACTTTATTTCCATTAACAGTACGATCAACATCGATCGCTTTCCTTTTTTTGAGCTCGATGCCGTTCACGTGTTTCGACCAGCCAAGCAGTCCGCAGAGCAGCTTGAAACATTTCTTCGGTTCATCAAGCACAAATACGATACCCCGCACCCGTATCGGCAGGAAATTCTCAGGAATGCGATCCATATCGTCTTATATGATCTGGCTGCTCTCTACCATCATCAGGCTACTCTGGCTCAGTCGTTACAAACCCGAAATCAAACGATAACGGCCGCCTTTAAGAAATTAATTAATCAATACTTTCTTACCCAACGAAGCGTAGCGTTTTATGCCACAACGCTTTCGATCACCCCGAAACATTTATCCGAGACGGTAAAACAAGTAACAGGTAAAACGGCTGGTGAGTGGATCGCCAGTCGGGTCATCATGGAAGCCAAGGTCCTACTCCAGATTTCAGTAGTAAGCATTGCCCAAATTGCCAATCAACTTCATTTTGCCGACCAGTCTACTTTTGGCAAGTTTTTCAAAAATAACACTGGTATGTCGCCCATGAGGTATCGACTTGGCTCGTAACCTAATTTCCGTGTTTTCGACCAAAGGTCCCGTCTTTTCTCCCTTTTGCGGCAGTGCTTTAGGAGAGACCTTTGTGGTCTAATTTCACCCGTAAATCAACCAGAACATGGTACTTATTACCGGAGCCACCGGTCAAATCGGCAAAGAACTTTGCCGACTTTTGGC is a window of Spirosoma linguale DSM 74 DNA encoding:
- a CDS encoding transcriptional regulator, AraC family (PFAM: helix-turn-helix- domain containing protein AraC type~SMART: Helix-turn-helix, AraC domain~KEGG: pmr:PMI1250 transcriptional regulator) translates to MPKPIPTYPLSNLSNQLDDETDVFLLDTKVDQPKSAVNVPFRLNYYGIGICISGKAELKANLETYTVEPGSLVILPPQVIRQFVHRSDEFRVLSIFFTLDFISINSTINIDRFPFFELDAVHVFRPAKQSAEQLETFLRFIKHKYDTPHPYRQEILRNAIHIVLYDLAALYHHQATLAQSLQTRNQTITAAFKKLINQYFLTQRSVAFYATTLSITPKHLSETVKQVTGKTAGEWIASRVIMEAKVLLQISVVSIAQIANQLHFADQSTFGKFFKNNTGMSPMRYRLGS